CGGAGAGCTGCGCCCGGTGGATGAGCGTCGCGACCGTCGTGGACTTGCCGCCACCCGTGGTGCCGATGATTCCGGTGTGACGGGGGAGGATGGCCTTGTCCTGGGGATCCAGCCGCGCCTCCATGTTGTCATACCCCACGACCCGGCCCAGGCTCATCGCCCCGCCCACGCCCAGCACCTTCGCGCTCTCTTCCTCGCTCAGCACGAAGACCGGGCTCTGGGGCCGGGGCCGGAAGCGGGGCGGTTGCAGCACGCCGCCGACCTCCTGTCCCAGCAACTCCACCTCGGCGCGGCCGTGGTACTCGAACGTGTACGTCAGCTTCTTTCCGTGCGTGATGACGCCCACGGCCATGGTGGAGTTCGCGGGGACGGCGTTGGGCTCCGCGAACGGCCCCCGGACCACGACCCCCAGGTAGTCACGCTTGTCCTCGCGCGACTTCACCCGCACGAGCGTCTGGGAGGCCAGCCGGGGCAGGTCATCACGGGTCATCAACACCGTGAGCACGTTGTCGTCGCTGCTCGACGTGTCGAAGTGCGTGAAGCCCACCGCGTTCGCCAGCTCGGGGTCGGGTTGGTACAGCCCGGCCCGGTTGCTGATGTCGGCCAGTTCGTTGAGCGTCCTGGGGGGCGTCTGACTGATGAGCGGCCTCTTCGGCCCCTGCTGCGGCGCGGGCCTGCCGTCCGCGGAGACAGGCGCGGCGGCGGGCTTCGCGGGGCCTTGCGCGGAGGGGGCCGCGGGACTGCCGGCCTGCCGGGGCGGAAGAGGCTGCTGGGCGGGGTTCGAAGCGCCGTTGAGCGATGCGGGAACTGCGGGATGCGGTGTCTTGCCGTTGTTCGCCATGGTGTGTGTCTTTCCCCCGTTACCGACGTGATTCGCGCTCGAGCAGATACTGGAGGTGGGCTCCCGCCTGCGCGTAGGCGTCCTGCACCAGGCCTTCGAAACCGTCCTCGCCGAAGACGCTGCGGCACGTGAGCTCCGCGACGTCCAGGAGGAGGGGATAGCTCTTCTCCAGACGCAGGACGCTGTCCGCCATGGCCACTCGGACGGCCATGTGGACGTGCTCACGGTGCGCGTAGAACAGACGCGGGGCCGTGCGGCCCGAGACCCGGAAGACGCCCAGGAGCACGTCCTTGCCGTGTTTCTGCACGAAGGCCTGCGCCAGCGGCAGGCGGGGGTCGGTGGCCTTCCACGCGTGGAGCAGTTGTTCGCTCTGCCGCTCCAGGGTCTCGAAGACGATGTATTCGCCCGCATCGAGCGCCAGGCCCAGCGTCAGCAGCCCCCGCTCCATCTGCGCGTTGGAGACGAACACGAACTTCTGCTGGTCCCGGACGAGGCGCTCCAGCACGTCCAGCGAGGCCTTCAACAGGCTGAGGTGGCCCGAGCCGGTGAGCAGCTCATGCGCGAAGGGATTGCCCTGCCCGAGGCGCCACTCCGCCGTCACCTTGTCCACCAGGATGGCCCGCTCGGCGTAGGTGCGGATGCCCCGCTGGGCCAGACGGGAGAGGATCTCCCGGTGGCTGACGGTCTTCGAGTTGTGGCGGTTCGCGATGTAGTCGATGGCCTCCTTGAGTGGATTGGTGTCCTTCGCCGCCAGGTCCTTGCGGAACAGGCGCTGGGAGAAGGTCCCCGCGCTCCCCTGGTAGCCCACGGCCGCGACACCAATCTGGGTGATGCCCAAAGGCAGACTTTCATGGGACACCGACGTGCCGAGCACGGCGACGACATTGCCGGGGAACAGCAGGCCTTCGTGGATGGTGGCCAGCTCCTTGCCGTAGGCCCGGAACACGCCCGACTCCGGAGGGGCGCGCTTGCGTCCCGCGAGCCGTGGCAGCAGCTCCGCGCGGATGACCTGCCGCATGCGGTCTTCCTTCTGGACCGAGGTGGAGACCTCCCGCTGGAACCGGGTCATGATCTCCTTCGGATCCACGCCCGGGCTCCACGTGTCCAGGTCCAGCGTCTGCGCCAGGTCCTCCCCAAAGGTGGACCGGAACTCCTGGTCACCCAGGAGGTTGGACTCGTCGTCGTCAGGGGGAGTCTCGTCAGCCATTGTCACCTTTCGTCATCACCGAAGAAGTCGACCACGGAGAACTCCGGATGCCGACGGCGCTTGCGCAGCATCCGGGCGTAGGTCCGCGCGGCGGCCGTCGGCAGACCGAACACGGCCTCCAGGCACCGGGGGCCCTCCATCGCGGACACCTCGTTCAGCTGCGCGCGCGCTGCGGTCATGGGCGCGAGGAGCTCCAGGGCCAGGTGGTCCGCCCGCTGTTCCGCCAGCAGCACGGCCCCCGAGTCCACGTCGCCGCCTTCTCCGCGGTCCATCAGGTGCACCTGGAGGCCCAGGGGCACGTCGCTGAAGCGCGAACCCATGTACTCATCCACCCGGGGCGCCCGTTCGCCGTCGAGCACGGGGAGGATGTCCTCGCCGAAGAAGTCCAGGGCCCGGGTCCGGGGCAGGAGGTGGTCGAGCACGTAGTGCGCCACCTCGTGAGCCAGGGTGAAGCGTTGCTCCGCCTCGGAGTCGTCGCTGTCGAAGAACAGCGTGGCGGCTCCGGCCCTGGCCACCATGCAGCCGTAGAGCCGCCGGTCGGCGCCGCTCAGCTCGTCCGGCAGGCCGTGTTGGGCGAGCCATTGGCGCACGCCCTCCACCGTCAGCCCCGGCAGTCCCACCAGGTCAAGCGGATGCCGCCGCGGGGCCTCCGTCGCGATATCGCGGGGAAATCCCGGAGGGAAGGAGAGCCGGCTCTGGGTGACGGCCTCCACCAGCCATTGCTCGGTCATGGATCGAACTCGTCCTCGAGCGGGACTTCTTCGTCGCGGTCGCGGGCCGCCAGTTGAATGGTCCCTCGGACCGTGCCCTGGGCGGGCTTGCGCAGGGTCCGCAAGACCTGGACGCGCCGGAGCACCAGCACGAGCTTCTGGACGTCGACCCCGAAGCGGTCGGCGATGGCGCGGGTCTGTTCCTCGAAGGCTGGCCCATCCGGCGTCGTGCAGAGCGACAACCACTGGAACACTTCCGGCGTGCACCCCAGCCGCTGAACCAGCGATGCCTCCGAAAGCTTTTCCATCTCACGGTAGGCAGTGAAGACGTGGCCGAGCATTCCCGCCTCGCCCGTGCTGCGCTCCGCTGCTCGCTTCAACCAATCAGGATTCGTCATCGTGTCCCTCCTCGAAGAGGCGCTTCAGCGCCTTCATGAGGCGGTCCTGGTTTCGCTTCACCTCTCGCCGGCGTTCGAGCTGGGGCAGGTGCATCAGTCCCAGCACCTCCGCCAGGCGGTCCGTGGACCGCTCTCCGGTGAGCATCAGTCGCAGACAGGCCTGGTCCCTCTCGGAAAACCCTGCCTGGTCGAACTTCTTCAAAATCAGGTCCACCTCCGCGCGGGTCTCCATGTCCTTGTTCGGTTCCCTGGACCAAACTGCGACAGCACCCCCGAAATCCCTGTTTCGGAGTGTCCTGGCGCTGGAGGAGCGGAAGCGATCCTGGGCTCTACGCAGCGCAATGCGTCCCAGGTAGGTGCTCAGGCTGCTCTTGTGGGGGTCGTACTTCAGGGGCTTCTGGAGGTACGCGTACACCGCGTCGATGGCCGAGTCGTTGGCGTCGTCATCGTTACAGCCCGGGTTCCTTTTCAATGCCCGGATCAGTGGATCCATGAACGTCAGGAAGACGTCCACGGACGCCGTCCGGTCCCCGCTCAAGATCCGTTCGTGAAGATCTCGTCCATT
The sequence above is drawn from the Corallococcus sp. NCRR genome and encodes:
- a CDS encoding RNA polymerase sigma factor, with product MDVFLTFMDPLIRALKRNPGCNDDDANDSAIDAVYAYLQKPLKYDPHKSSLSTYLGRIALRRAQDRFRSSSARTLRNRDFGGAVAVWSREPNKDMETRAEVDLILKKFDQAGFSERDQACLRLMLTGERSTDRLAEVLGLMHLPQLERRREVKRNQDRLMKALKRLFEEGHDDES
- a CDS encoding ImmA/IrrE family metallo-endopeptidase, producing MTEQWLVEAVTQSRLSFPPGFPRDIATEAPRRHPLDLVGLPGLTVEGVRQWLAQHGLPDELSGADRRLYGCMVARAGAATLFFDSDDSEAEQRFTLAHEVAHYVLDHLLPRTRALDFFGEDILPVLDGERAPRVDEYMGSRFSDVPLGLQVHLMDRGEGGDVDSGAVLLAEQRADHLALELLAPMTAARAQLNEVSAMEGPRCLEAVFGLPTAAARTYARMLRKRRRHPEFSVVDFFGDDER